A single Dreissena polymorpha isolate Duluth1 chromosome 14, UMN_Dpol_1.0, whole genome shotgun sequence DNA region contains:
- the LOC127857028 gene encoding uncharacterized protein LOC127857028, producing the protein MIGKKIFGIACVLAVLLCVPSVDAFKCYACIGTAECSDPFTKSTDLESTQTNCMACLKTKTNGVVVRACSSAALGSNKCEKANGVEACICESELCNGSINLAFSTTMLLGATLVVFLKV; encoded by the exons atgattggaaaaaaaatctttgGAATCGCGTGCGTGCTTGCCGTTTTGCTGTGTG TTCCCAGTGTGGATGCCTTCAAATGTTACGCTTGCATCGGAACAGCGGAGTGTTCGGATCCATTCACTAAAA GTACCGACTTGGAGAGTACACAAACTAATTGCATGGCCTGCTTGAAAACAAAGACCAACGGAG TCGTAGTCAGGGCGTGCTCCTCAGCTGCACTCGGCAGTAACAAGTGCGAGAAGGCAAACGGAGTTGAAGCCTGTATTTGTGAGAGCGAGCTCTGTAACGGTTCTATCAACCTGGCGTTTTCTACGACAATGCTGCTGGGGGCCACACTTGTCGTTTTCTTAAAAGTGTAA